Proteins from one Panthera leo isolate Ple1 chromosome D1, P.leo_Ple1_pat1.1, whole genome shotgun sequence genomic window:
- the LOC122199599 gene encoding olfactory marker protein, translating into MAEDGPKPPQLNMPLVLDHDLTRQMRLRVESLKQRGEKRQDGEKLLRPAESVYRLDFIQQQKLQFERWDVVLDKPGKVTITGTSQNWTPDLTNLMTRQLLDPAAIFWHKEDSDTMDWNEADALEFGERLSDLAKIRKVMYFLIAFSEGLEPANLKASVVFNQL; encoded by the coding sequence ATGGCGGAGGACGGGCCCAAGCCACCGCAGCTCAACATGCCCCTGGTCCTGGACCACGACCTGACCAGGCAGATGCGGCTGCGCGTGGAGAGCCTGAAGCAGCGCGGGGAGAAGCGCCAGGACGGCGAGAAGCTGCTGCGGCCGGCCGAGTCCGTGTACCGCCTTGACTTCATCCAGCAGCAGAAGCTGCAGTTTGAGCGCTGGGACGTCGTGCTGGACAAGCCGGGCAAGGTCACCATCACGGGTACCTCCCAGAACTGGACGCCCGACCTCACCAACCTCATGACGCGCCagctgctggaccctgctgccaTCTTCTGGCACAAGGAGGACTCGGACACCATGGATTGGAATGAGGCCGATGCCCTGGAGTTCGGGGAGCGCCTGTCGGACCTGGCCAAGATCCGCAAGGTCATGTACTTCCTCATCGCCTTCAGCGAGGGCCTGGAACCCGCCAACCTCAAGGCCTCCGTGGTCTTTAACCAGCTCTGA